The Zonotrichia leucophrys gambelii isolate GWCS_2022_RI chromosome 20, RI_Zleu_2.0, whole genome shotgun sequence genome contains a region encoding:
- the TSHZ2 gene encoding teashirt homolog 2 isoform X2 has protein sequence MPRRKQQAPKRAAGYVQEEDLKEEEDIKEEEEDDDDNNSTAQLQSSNDTGTDEEHEVGPEQKGNFSFQNSPVSHISNQDAENESLLSDSSDHVADIKNICSREPQDPKSSAHPKAQSEAHDCMDKMTAVYANILSDSYWTGLGLGFKLSNSEKRSCDNRNGGNKADFDWHQDALSKSLQQNLPSRPVSKPNLFSSVQLYRQSSKMCGTVFTGASRFRCRQCSAAYDTLVELTVHMNETGHYQDDNHKKDKHRPTSYSKPRKRAFQDMDKEDAQKVLKCMFCGDSFDSLQDLSVHMIKTKHYQKVPLKEPVPTISSKMVTPAKKRVFDVNRPCSPDSTTGSFSDTFSPQKNTNLQLSSNNRYGYQNGASYTWQFEACKSQILKCMECGSSHDTLQQLTTHMMVTGHFLKVTSSASKKGKQLVLDPLAVEKMQSLSEAPASDSPVSKSTSKSSAECIGPASELKKESKKDKADDANKDEKAMKTEEYEDTLQKPLDPTMKYQYLREEDLEDGSKGGGDILKSLENTVTTAINKAQNGAPSWSAYPSIHAAYQLSEAAKPSLPVGSQVLQIRPTMTNKLRPIAPKWKVMPLVPISANVSQCTQVKKEAEDKEEVHKDYAKETVQAEPASLSQNEREPPLKAEASVEPKKTEPSPLKEEDKIKEDSGKEKPVLKEPPAASLSNGCATANHSSELPCVNPLSALQSVLNNHLGKATEPLQPQSSCSPSSSTISMFHKPNLNMMEKPVLSPAPTPPKPASVSRHYLFENNDQPIDLTKSKGKKAESAQAQSCTSPPQKHALSDIADMVKVLPKATTPKPAASSRIPSMKLEIDVRRFEDVSTEVSTLHKRKGRQSNWNPQHLLILQAQFASSLFQTSEGKYLLSDLGPQERMQISKFTGLSMTTISHWLANVKYQLRKTGGTKFLKNMDKGHPVFYCSDCASQFRTPSTYISHLESHLGFQMKDMNRLAVEQQTKVEQEISRVSVQRSPETIAGEEDTDSKFK, from the coding sequence GTTACGTCCAAGAGGAAGATttaaaggaagaggaagatataaaggaggaggaagaagatgaCGATGACAACAACTCcactgctcagctgcagagcagcaatgaCACTGGCACGGATGAGGAGCACGAAGTGGGTCCTGAGCAGAAAGGGAACTTCAGTTTCCAGAATTCCCCTGTCAGTCACATTTCCAACCAGGACGCGGAGAACGAGTCGCTGCTGAGTGACAGTAGTGACCATGTGGCAGATATCAAAAACATCTGCTCCAGGGagccccaggaccccaaaagCAGCGCCCACCCCAAAGCCCAGAGCGAAGCACACGATTGCATGGATAAAATGACAGCAGTCTATGCCAACATCCTGTCGGACTCTTACTGGACAGGCTTGGGGCTGGGTTTCAAGTTGTCCAACTCTGAAAAGAGGAGTTGCGACAACAGGAACGGAGGGAACAAAGCTGATTTCGATTGGCACCAAGACGCACTGTCCAAAAGCTTGCAGCAGAATTTACCTTCCAGGCCTGTCTCCAAGCCCAACCTGTTCAGCTCGGTGCAGCTCtacaggcagagcagcaaaatGTGCGGGACTGTGTTCACGGGCGCCAGCCGGTTCCGCTGCCGGCAGTGCAGCGCTGCCTACGACACCCTGGTAGAGCTCACGGTGCACATGAACGAGACAGGCCACTACCAGGATGACAACCACAAAAAGGACAAGCACAGACCTACCAGCTACTCCAAGCCCCGGAAAAGGGCCTTCCAGGACATGGACAAGGAAGATGCACAAAAAGTTCTGAAGTGTATGTTCTGTGGTGACTCTTTTGATTCCCTTCAAGATCTGAGTGTTCATatgataaaaacaaaacattacCAAAAAGTGCCTTTGAAGGAGCCGGTACCAACCATTTCTTCAAAAATGGTCACTCCAGCCAAGAAACGTGTGTTTGATGTGAACAGGCCTTGCTCCCCCGACTCCACAACAGGGTCTTTCTCAGACACCTTCTCTCCCCAGAAGAACACGAACCTGCAGCTCTCCTCCAACAACCGCTACGGGTACCAGAACGGGGCCAGCTACACCTGGCAGTTCGAGGCCTGCAAATCACAGATTTTGAAGTGTATGGAATGTGGAAGCTCTCATGATACCTTGCAGCAGCTCACAACCCACATGATGGTCACTGGCCATTTCTTGAAAGTCACAAGTTCAGCttcaaagaaaggaaagcaacTTGTTCTGGATCCTTTGGCTGTGGAAAAAATGCAATCGCTGTCTGAAGCACCAGCCAGTGACAGCCCCGTTTCAAAATCAACCAGTAAATCATCTGCAGAATGCATAGGCCCTGCCTCTGaacttaaaaaagaaagtaaaaaagatAAAGCTGATGATGCAAACAAAGATGAGAAAGCAATGAAAACTGAGGAGTATGAAGACACTCTTCAGAAACCCCTGGATCCCACAATGAAATATCAGTACCTCCGAGAAGAAGATTTAGAAGATGGTTCAAAGGGTGGTGGGGACATTTTAAAATCCTTGGAGAACACTGTCACGACAGCCATCAATAAAGCTCAGAACGGAGCTCCCAGCTGGAGTGCGTATCCCAGCATCCACGCAGCTTACCAGCTCTCCGAGGCAGCCAAGCCGTCCTTGCCTGTGGGATCCCAGGTGCTCCAAATCAGGCCAACCATGACCAATAAATTGAGGCCCATAGCGCCCAAGTGGAAGGTGATGCCTCTGGTCCCTATCTCAGCAAACGTGAGCCAGTGCACTCAAGTGAAGAAGGAGGctgaggacaaggaggaggtgCATAAGGACTATGCTAAGGAGACTGTCCAGGCTGAGCCAGCCTCACTCAGCCAAAATGAGAGGGAACCTCCCCTCAAAGCTGAAGCTTCTGTGGAGCCAAAAAAGACAGAACCAAGTCCCTTGAAAGAAGAAGACAAAATTAAAGAGgacagtggaaaagaaaagccagtTCTCAAGGAGCCACCGGCAGCTTCTCTCAGTAATGGTTGTGCCACTGCCAACCATTCCTCGGAGCTGCCCTGCGTGAACCCCCTGAGCGCACTGCAGTCCGTCCTGAACAATCACCTGGGCAAAGCCACTGAGCCCTTACAGCCTCaatccagctgcagccccagctctagCACAATTTCCATGTTCCACAAACCCAATCTAAACATGATGGAGAAGCCAGTTTTATCTCCCGCTCCAACCCCACCAAAGCCTGCAAGCGTATCCAGGCACTATTTGTTTGAAAACAACGACCAGCCTATTGACCTGACCAAATCCAAAGGCAAGAAAGCTGAGTCAGCTCAAGCACAATCTTGTACTTCTCCACCTCAGAAGCACGCTCTGTCTGACATCGCCGACATGGTCAAAGTTCTTCCCAAAGCTACCACACCAAAACCTGCTGCATCCTCAAGGATCCCGTCCATGAAGTTGGAAATAGATGTCCGACGCTTCGAGGACGTCTCCACGGAAGTCTCCACTCTGCATAAAAGGAAGGGCAGGCAGTCAAACTGGAACCCTCAGCATCTGCTCATTTTGCAAGCTCAGTTTGCTTCCAGCCTCTTCCAGACATCTGAAGGTAAATATTTATTATCAGATCTAGGCCCACAAGAGCGCATGCAGATTTCCAAATTCACTGGACTGTCGATGACCACCATCAGCCACTGGTTGGCAAATGTCAAGTATCAACTTAGGAAAACCGGAGGAACAAAGTTTTTGAAAAACATGGACAAAGGACATCCAGTCTTTTATTGCAGCGACTGTGCATCTCAGTTCCGAACCCCCTCTACTTACATTAGCCACTTAGAATCCCACCTAGGTTTCCAAATGAAAGACATGAACAGgctggctgtggagcagcaaaCCAAGGTAGAGCAAGAAATCTCCAGAGTTTCAGTTCAAAGATCTCCTGAAACAATAGCTGGAGAAGAGGACACAGACTCTAAGTTCAAAT
- the TSHZ2 gene encoding teashirt homolog 2 isoform X1 → MPRRKQQAPKRAAGYVQEEDLKEEEDIKEEEEDDDDNNSTAQLQSSNDTGTDEEHEVGPEQKGNFSFQNSPVSHISNQDAENESLLSDSSDHVADIKNICSREPQDPKSSAHPKAQSEAHDCMDKMTAVYANILSDSYWTGLGLGFKLSNSEKRSCDNRNGGNKADFDWHQDALSKSLQQNLPSRPVSKPNLFSSVQLYRQSSKMCGTVFTGASRFRCRQCSAAYDTLVELTVHMNETGHYQDDNHKKDKHRPTSYSKPRKRAFQDMDKEDAQKVLKCMFCGDSFDSLQDLSVHMIKTKHYQKVPLKEPVPTISSKMVTPAKKRVFDVNRPCSPDSTTGSFSDTFSPQKNTNLQLSSNNRYGYQNGASYTWQFEACKSQILKCMECGSSHDTLQQLTTHMMVTGHFLKVTSSASKKGKQLVLDPLAVEKMQSLSEAPASDSPVSKSTSKSSAECIGPASELKKESKKDKADDANKDEKAMKTEEYEDTLQKPLDPTMKYQYLREEDLEDGSKGGGDILKSLENTVTTAINKAQNGAPSWSAYPSIHAAYQLSEAAKPSLPVGSQVLQIRPTMTNKLRPIAPKWKVMPLVPISANVSQCTQVKKEAEDKEEVHKDYAKETVQAEPASLSQNEREPPLKAEASVEPKKTEPSPLKEEDKIKEDSGKEKPVLKEPPAASLSNGCATANHSSELPCVNPLSALQSVLNNHLGKATEPLQPQSSCSPSSSTISMFHKPNLNMMEKPVLSPAPTPPKPASVSRHYLFENNDQPIDLTKSKGKKAESAQAQSCTSPPQKHALSDIADMVKVLPKATTPKPAASSRIPSMKLEIDVRRFEDVSTEVSTLHKRKGRQSNWNPQHLLILQAQFASSLFQTSEGKYLLSDLGPQERMQISKFTGLSMTTISHWLANVKYQLRKTGGTKFLKNMDKGHPVFYCSDCASQFRTPSTYISHLESHLGFQMKDMNRLAVEQQTKVEQEISRVSVQRSPETIAGEEDTDSKFKCKLCCRTFASKHAVKLHLSKTHSKSPEHHSQFVAEVDEE, encoded by the coding sequence GTTACGTCCAAGAGGAAGATttaaaggaagaggaagatataaaggaggaggaagaagatgaCGATGACAACAACTCcactgctcagctgcagagcagcaatgaCACTGGCACGGATGAGGAGCACGAAGTGGGTCCTGAGCAGAAAGGGAACTTCAGTTTCCAGAATTCCCCTGTCAGTCACATTTCCAACCAGGACGCGGAGAACGAGTCGCTGCTGAGTGACAGTAGTGACCATGTGGCAGATATCAAAAACATCTGCTCCAGGGagccccaggaccccaaaagCAGCGCCCACCCCAAAGCCCAGAGCGAAGCACACGATTGCATGGATAAAATGACAGCAGTCTATGCCAACATCCTGTCGGACTCTTACTGGACAGGCTTGGGGCTGGGTTTCAAGTTGTCCAACTCTGAAAAGAGGAGTTGCGACAACAGGAACGGAGGGAACAAAGCTGATTTCGATTGGCACCAAGACGCACTGTCCAAAAGCTTGCAGCAGAATTTACCTTCCAGGCCTGTCTCCAAGCCCAACCTGTTCAGCTCGGTGCAGCTCtacaggcagagcagcaaaatGTGCGGGACTGTGTTCACGGGCGCCAGCCGGTTCCGCTGCCGGCAGTGCAGCGCTGCCTACGACACCCTGGTAGAGCTCACGGTGCACATGAACGAGACAGGCCACTACCAGGATGACAACCACAAAAAGGACAAGCACAGACCTACCAGCTACTCCAAGCCCCGGAAAAGGGCCTTCCAGGACATGGACAAGGAAGATGCACAAAAAGTTCTGAAGTGTATGTTCTGTGGTGACTCTTTTGATTCCCTTCAAGATCTGAGTGTTCATatgataaaaacaaaacattacCAAAAAGTGCCTTTGAAGGAGCCGGTACCAACCATTTCTTCAAAAATGGTCACTCCAGCCAAGAAACGTGTGTTTGATGTGAACAGGCCTTGCTCCCCCGACTCCACAACAGGGTCTTTCTCAGACACCTTCTCTCCCCAGAAGAACACGAACCTGCAGCTCTCCTCCAACAACCGCTACGGGTACCAGAACGGGGCCAGCTACACCTGGCAGTTCGAGGCCTGCAAATCACAGATTTTGAAGTGTATGGAATGTGGAAGCTCTCATGATACCTTGCAGCAGCTCACAACCCACATGATGGTCACTGGCCATTTCTTGAAAGTCACAAGTTCAGCttcaaagaaaggaaagcaacTTGTTCTGGATCCTTTGGCTGTGGAAAAAATGCAATCGCTGTCTGAAGCACCAGCCAGTGACAGCCCCGTTTCAAAATCAACCAGTAAATCATCTGCAGAATGCATAGGCCCTGCCTCTGaacttaaaaaagaaagtaaaaaagatAAAGCTGATGATGCAAACAAAGATGAGAAAGCAATGAAAACTGAGGAGTATGAAGACACTCTTCAGAAACCCCTGGATCCCACAATGAAATATCAGTACCTCCGAGAAGAAGATTTAGAAGATGGTTCAAAGGGTGGTGGGGACATTTTAAAATCCTTGGAGAACACTGTCACGACAGCCATCAATAAAGCTCAGAACGGAGCTCCCAGCTGGAGTGCGTATCCCAGCATCCACGCAGCTTACCAGCTCTCCGAGGCAGCCAAGCCGTCCTTGCCTGTGGGATCCCAGGTGCTCCAAATCAGGCCAACCATGACCAATAAATTGAGGCCCATAGCGCCCAAGTGGAAGGTGATGCCTCTGGTCCCTATCTCAGCAAACGTGAGCCAGTGCACTCAAGTGAAGAAGGAGGctgaggacaaggaggaggtgCATAAGGACTATGCTAAGGAGACTGTCCAGGCTGAGCCAGCCTCACTCAGCCAAAATGAGAGGGAACCTCCCCTCAAAGCTGAAGCTTCTGTGGAGCCAAAAAAGACAGAACCAAGTCCCTTGAAAGAAGAAGACAAAATTAAAGAGgacagtggaaaagaaaagccagtTCTCAAGGAGCCACCGGCAGCTTCTCTCAGTAATGGTTGTGCCACTGCCAACCATTCCTCGGAGCTGCCCTGCGTGAACCCCCTGAGCGCACTGCAGTCCGTCCTGAACAATCACCTGGGCAAAGCCACTGAGCCCTTACAGCCTCaatccagctgcagccccagctctagCACAATTTCCATGTTCCACAAACCCAATCTAAACATGATGGAGAAGCCAGTTTTATCTCCCGCTCCAACCCCACCAAAGCCTGCAAGCGTATCCAGGCACTATTTGTTTGAAAACAACGACCAGCCTATTGACCTGACCAAATCCAAAGGCAAGAAAGCTGAGTCAGCTCAAGCACAATCTTGTACTTCTCCACCTCAGAAGCACGCTCTGTCTGACATCGCCGACATGGTCAAAGTTCTTCCCAAAGCTACCACACCAAAACCTGCTGCATCCTCAAGGATCCCGTCCATGAAGTTGGAAATAGATGTCCGACGCTTCGAGGACGTCTCCACGGAAGTCTCCACTCTGCATAAAAGGAAGGGCAGGCAGTCAAACTGGAACCCTCAGCATCTGCTCATTTTGCAAGCTCAGTTTGCTTCCAGCCTCTTCCAGACATCTGAAGGTAAATATTTATTATCAGATCTAGGCCCACAAGAGCGCATGCAGATTTCCAAATTCACTGGACTGTCGATGACCACCATCAGCCACTGGTTGGCAAATGTCAAGTATCAACTTAGGAAAACCGGAGGAACAAAGTTTTTGAAAAACATGGACAAAGGACATCCAGTCTTTTATTGCAGCGACTGTGCATCTCAGTTCCGAACCCCCTCTACTTACATTAGCCACTTAGAATCCCACCTAGGTTTCCAAATGAAAGACATGAACAGgctggctgtggagcagcaaaCCAAGGTAGAGCAAGAAATCTCCAGAGTTTCAGTTCAAAGATCTCCTGAAACAATAGCTGGAGAAGAGGACACAGACTCTAAGTTCAAATGTAAGTTGTGCTGTCGGACATTTGCGAGCAAACATGCAGTAAAACTTCATCTAAGCAAAACACACAGCAAGTCACCAGAACACCATTCACAATTTGTAGCAGAAGTGGATGAAGAATAA